In Daucus carota subsp. sativus chromosome 4, DH1 v3.0, whole genome shotgun sequence, one DNA window encodes the following:
- the LOC108216552 gene encoding transcription repressor OFP15, whose amino-acid sequence MGRKMKLIPFLFKPTEQILSSSSSASSWPWPNCGSPKTLSFRAEKIMNSVFVANDSRFLTSSSVCEQSSSILSTTVVLEEEEYLAEGADQTIESVIRGAKTSSERLFFDNHAGETTSCIVSDQHQLTKSNDNKSGDVTSSATNRIDCATSNERYKYCSSDKVLLMEMDSRDPYDDFKKSMEEMVEANGFNVKDDWESLHQLLKWYLQVNGKSNHGYIVGAFVDLMVSLEYSSASSSFSSPTSSSSSSTDYDHNNSSSSSATVITQSPVSALSFSSNYSTAPCLLTLFEEEEEEEEEEEKDAALDHRGST is encoded by the coding sequence ATGGGGAGGAAAATGAAGCTCATTCCATTCCTATTCAAGCCCACTGAACAAAtactatcttcttcttcttcggcTTCTTCGTGGCCTTGGCCTAATTGCGGTAGCCCCAAGACACTCTCTTTTCGAGCCGAAAAGATCATGAACTCCGTCTTTGTTGCTAATGACTCCAGGTTCCTCACCTCATCATCGGTGTGTGAACAATCTTCTAGCATTTTGTCAACTACCGTAGTGCTGGAAGAGGAGGAATATTTAGCCGAGGGTGCGGATCAGACCATAGAGAGTGTAATTCGGGGCGCGAAAACCTCGTCCGAGAGGCTGTTCTTCGATAATCACGCAGGAGAAACAACTAGTTGCATAGTTTCGGATCAGCATCAGCTTACAAAGAGTAATGACAACAAGAGTGGTGATGTTACGAGTAGTGCTACTAATAGAATTGATTGTGCCACAAGTAACGAGAGATATAAATATTGTTCGAGTGATAAAGTATTGTTGATGGAGATGGATTCGAGAGATCCGTACGACGATTTCAAGAAATCGATGGAGGAGATGGTGGAAGCCAATGGCTTCAATGTGAAGGATGATTGGGAGTCTCTTCATCAACTCTTGAAATGGTATTTACAAGTCAACGGGAAAAGCAACCATGGCTATATAGTTGGAGCATTCGTTGACTTGATGGTCTCTCTCGAGTACTCTTCGGCTTCTTCTTCGTTTTCTTCGCCGACTTCATCGTCTTCGAGTAGTACTGATTATGATCATAACAACTCCTCTTCTTCATCCGCCACTGTTATTACTCAGTCTCCTGTTTCGGCTCTCTCGTTCTCTTCTAATTATTCCACGGCTCCTTGTTTATTGACTTTATTCGAGGAAGAAGAggaggaagaggaagaagaagaaaaggacgCGGCTCTTGATCATCGTGGTTCGACATAA